In Columba livia isolate bColLiv1 breed racing homer chromosome 28, bColLiv1.pat.W.v2, whole genome shotgun sequence, the genomic stretch TGCTGGGCgatggtgctgggcaggggctgccctcggggtgctgggcagctggCAGCGCCGGCTGACGCCAAAGCCCCAGCAGCCCTTGGCTGGGCTGGCCCCGCTCGCCCTGGCCACCGGCTCGATtcacagcagagcctggctgtgggcacagggcagaggtttccctgcagcagagcagcagtcaGGCCgcaaggagctgcagcagcacggcCATCTCCTGCCTTCTACATCCCCTAGCAGGGGGATGCGTGCTGTCGTTTAGCGCACAAAGGGCTCGAAAGCCTGGCAAGCGGTATGTGCTGGTCTGGCAAGGGGATGCTGACTCAGGGAGGGGCAGGAGGCGGCCAGCCCCATAGGTGGAGGCAGGAGAGAGTGCTGCCTCTGCTGATTGGCCCAGCCGGTGCTGAGCCACAGCAGGGCCGCTATAAAAGCTCTGCCACTGCCAGGCTCTCCCAAGCACTGCTCTGGCTGCCTTCTCCTCAGGGAACAGGGTAAGTCTGCGAGCGCTTGTCCTCCTGGCCCCCTGCTGCGGCCCCCCTGCTGCGGCCCGTCCGCCTCGGGCGctcccctctgctgctcactTGCAATCTCTGCCCTCTTGCAGAGCACCGTTCGATCCCACGCAAAGATGTCTTGCTCCGACCTGCGCCCAGCACCAACCAGCGTGGCCGTCCCCCAGCCCATCGCTGACAGCTGCAACGAGCTGTGCGCCCGGCAGTGCCCCGACTCGACGGCCCTCATCCAGCCACCCCCCGTCGTCGTCACCTTCcccggccccatcctcagctccttcccccagCAAGCCGTGGTGGGCTCCTCCGGAGCGCCCGCCTTTGGGggctccctggggctggggggcctcTACGGTGCTGGGGCCACCCAGGGCTCCGGGGGCCTCTGCACCTTTGGCAGACCCTCCTACGCTTCTCCCGCCTGCAGCCCTTACGTCTTGCCCCGCTACAGCAGGAGGCTGTGGGACAACTGTGGGCCCTGCTAGAcccagccccagagcccccagcgctgcccccaGTCCAGACACCAAGGCCAACGTCAGCCacgcagggctgagctggcaggCACGGGGCACTGAGGAgtgctgagcatccccagccccagaCAATGCCTGGGCAGCTGgcagtgccccacagcctcggcccttccctgccccctgctcctgctctctgctctcctccctctcttcccagCTGTCAGACGAGCTAGGACCTGCACCCCAACGGCTCTGCGGGCCTGATGGACCACGTCCTCGGGAGCTGCAACGCTGCACGAAGGGGGCATCTGGAGCAAGAAGTCATGCTCTTGAGAAGATGCCCCTGCCTCCCGCCACCCATGGCAGCCAGCCTCTCTGGGTCTCGTCCACCATCTCTCTGACGATCTCTGCTGATCCTCTGGgcaaaataaagttttcctgCATCCCAGTCATGTCTCCCTCCGTCCTTGTCCCACGTAGCAAAGAGCGTGGGGGCAAGTGCCCTTCCGCGTATGGAGGGCCAACGCTGGTGCTGagatgcccagagaggtgggggTGGGCGGTGCTGGGAGAGGGAGgttgcaggcagcaggcaggggagcGAGAGCCTTTTGGTGGGactggca encodes the following:
- the LOC135576539 gene encoding scale keratin-like, which codes for MSCSDLRPAPTSVAVPQPIADSCNELCARQCPDSTALIQPPPVVVTFPGPILSSFPQQAVVGSSGAPAFGGSLGLGGLYGAGATQGSGGLCTFGRPSYASPACSPYVLPRYSRRLWDNCGPC